A region from the Brachyspira hampsonii genome encodes:
- a CDS encoding L-fuculose-phosphate aldolase, with protein sequence MSKNNRKDLAKSIIDACLSMRKDGVNQGTAGNISIRYKDGMLITPSGMPYEIMTPDDIVFVDENGNHEKDKIPSSEWRFHLSILKDNPNFNAVIHNHAVYSSMVSILNIDYIPAIHYMVGVAGGNKIPCAKYATYGTQELCDNISEVMNGYKACILKNHGLLAADETLPKAYHVMMEVENLARLYMGVRAIGDYSVLSDSEMEIVLDKFNNYGLNVKHKNKTKAKTKK encoded by the coding sequence GCTTGCTTAAGTATGAGAAAAGACGGCGTTAATCAGGGAACTGCCGGTAATATTAGTATTAGATATAAAGATGGTATGCTTATTACACCTTCTGGTATGCCTTATGAGATTATGACTCCGGATGATATTGTTTTTGTTGATGAAAATGGAAATCATGAAAAAGATAAAATTCCTTCAAGTGAATGGAGATTTCATTTATCAATACTTAAAGATAATCCTAATTTTAATGCAGTAATACACAATCATGCTGTTTATTCTTCTATGGTTTCTATATTAAATATAGATTATATACCTGCTATTCATTATATGGTAGGTGTTGCCGGAGGAAATAAGATTCCTTGTGCTAAATATGCTACTTACGGTACTCAGGAGCTATGCGACAATATATCTGAAGTTATGAATGGATATAAGGCTTGTATATTAAAAAATCATGGACTTCTTGCTGCTGATGAAACTTTACCTAAAGCATATCATGTAATGATGGAAGTTGAAAATTTAGCAAGATTATATATGGGCGTAAGAGCAATAGGTGATTATTCAGTTTTATCTGATTCTGAAATGGAAATAGTTTTAGATAAGTTCAATAATTACGGCTTGAATGTTAAGCATAAGAATAAAACAAAAGCAAAGACTAAAAAATAA
- a CDS encoding BspA family leucine-rich repeat surface protein, producing MKKYKPETKEELEKLVYTDGIKLYDVDTSLITDMSELFYKSSRKDFEGIEEWDVSNVEDMSYMFAYMSYDSFESRSKAKFNCNLNNWNVSKVKHMSFMFYYCNDFNQPLDKWDVSNVEDMFRMFDNCKKFNQPLNSWNVSNVTNMSGMFQVAESFNQPLDKWDVSNVTTMRAMFNYTKAFNQDISNWNVSKVEDMGYMFSICVNFNQPLNDWDVSKVKTMEGMFRSAFKFNQPLDKWDTSKVENMNEMFSQCNSFNQPLNSWNVSNVKTMESMFRSTEAFNQPLDKWNTKKLKTMFGMFDFAKGYNCFDSLSKWDLNKVSEMSNLCFSRYEELPLKIKAYLQAFYGSYKDYLTITKDNVKEVYDLISKDTNKKILSLKKRLESEFSEELSSVTDNYNFKTIEEAEKYVENNYNKKDDKKVSFINDYKVLIKDKSREVENKVLKYIYLEYLLLKRDVKRLMQVDNIVNLLDKESFVNFAKNIYDETNKETAAFIYAIYGGDEAIKNIYKKEHDTKLSLLIIKLNIESKYALRLLYEIYSNTKKSEVRYEAYNLIEEVMKKMDISYNEFQLRYSSDFGFNSKGEKVLNKNYKLILNSDYSLSIFDIKNNKELKKIPQNFDEDLKEEVTKLRKEIPSFMKDTSYALAILLASGEKYSYDLFKEIFIDNAMMNRFASSLIWNLYDKDANFITTFRYSGDGSYSNCEDEEVKIDDNTFIGLASPVDMDDDTINKWRKQLEDYEIAQPLQQLTVIKLDKDNLKSELEKIDNLEIAYGTFEAFGARYEMYPEYIGYDVVKSYSLKTKNRDTFTIDADVDSNTDFHDRVKINIYFDNENGEEVSKRFIYTLLVLMIWDFRLTDLF from the coding sequence ATGAAGAAATATAAACCAGAAACAAAAGAAGAATTAGAAAAATTGGTATATACTGACGGAATAAAACTTTACGATGTAGATACAAGCCTTATTACTGATATGAGCGAACTTTTTTATAAAAGCAGCAGAAAGGATTTTGAAGGTATAGAGGAATGGGACGTTTCTAATGTTGAGGATATGTCATATATGTTTGCATATATGAGTTATGATAGTTTTGAAAGCCGTTCTAAAGCTAAGTTTAATTGTAATCTTAATAATTGGAATGTATCCAAAGTTAAGCATATGAGTTTTATGTTTTATTATTGTAATGACTTTAATCAGCCTTTAGATAAATGGGACGTTTCTAATGTTGAGGATATGTTTAGAATGTTTGATAATTGTAAAAAATTCAATCAGCCTTTAAATAGTTGGAATGTATCCAATGTAACAAATATGAGCGGTATGTTTCAGGTAGCGGAAAGTTTTAATCAGCCTTTAGACAAATGGGACGTTTCTAATGTTACAACTATGAGGGCTATGTTTAATTATACTAAGGCGTTTAATCAAGATATAAGTAATTGGAATGTTAGTAAAGTTGAAGATATGGGTTATATGTTTAGTATATGTGTTAATTTTAATCAGCCTCTTAATGATTGGGACGTATCTAAAGTAAAAACTATGGAGGGTATGTTTAGAAGTGCTTTTAAATTCAATCAGCCTTTAGATAAATGGGATACTTCAAAGGTTGAAAATATGAATGAGATGTTTAGTCAATGTAACAGCTTTAATCAGCCTTTAAATAGCTGGAATGTATCCAATGTAAAAACTATGGAATCTATGTTTCGCAGTACTGAAGCTTTTAATCAGCCTCTTGATAAATGGAATACAAAAAAATTAAAAACAATGTTTGGAATGTTTGACTTTGCTAAAGGTTATAATTGTTTTGATTCATTATCAAAATGGGATTTAAATAAAGTATCAGAAATGAGTAATTTATGCTTTAGTAGGTATGAAGAACTTCCGTTAAAAATCAAAGCATATCTTCAGGCATTTTATGGTTCTTATAAAGATTATTTAACTATTACAAAAGATAATGTCAAAGAAGTATATGATTTAATATCAAAAGATACAAATAAAAAAATTTTGTCATTAAAAAAGAGATTAGAAAGCGAGTTTAGTGAAGAGCTTTCATCTGTTACTGATAATTATAATTTCAAAACTATAGAAGAAGCAGAAAAGTATGTGGAAAACAATTATAATAAAAAAGATGATAAAAAAGTAAGCTTTATAAATGATTATAAGGTTTTGATAAAAGATAAATCAAGAGAAGTTGAAAATAAAGTTTTAAAATATATATATTTGGAATATTTGCTTCTTAAAAGAGATGTTAAAAGATTAATGCAGGTTGACAATATCGTTAATTTACTTGATAAAGAATCTTTTGTAAATTTTGCTAAAAATATATATGATGAAACGAATAAAGAAACAGCTGCTTTTATATATGCTATATACGGAGGAGATGAGGCTATAAAAAATATATATAAAAAAGAACATGACACAAAACTCTCGCTTTTAATAATTAAATTAAATATAGAAAGTAAATATGCATTAAGATTATTATATGAAATATATTCAAATACAAAAAAATCTGAAGTACGTTATGAAGCTTATAATTTAATTGAAGAAGTGATGAAAAAAATGGATATCAGCTATAATGAGTTTCAATTAAGATATTCATCTGATTTCGGATTTAATTCTAAAGGTGAAAAAGTATTGAATAAAAATTATAAATTAATTTTGAATAGTGATTATTCTTTGAGTATTTTTGATATAAAAAATAATAAAGAATTAAAAAAGATTCCTCAAAACTTTGATGAAGATTTAAAAGAAGAAGTAACAAAATTAAGAAAAGAAATTCCTTCTTTTATGAAAGATACTTCTTATGCTTTAGCTATTTTATTAGCAAGCGGAGAAAAATACAGTTATGATTTGTTTAAAGAGATTTTTATTGATAATGCTATGATGAATAGATTTGCTTCATCTTTAATATGGAATCTATATGACAAAGATGCTAATTTTATAACTACTTTCAGATATTCAGGCGACGGAAGTTATTCAAACTGTGAAGATGAAGAAGTAAAAATTGATGATAATACTTTTATAGGTTTGGCAAGCCCTGTAGATATGGATGATGACACTATAAATAAATGGAGAAAGCAGCTTGAAGATTATGAAATAGCACAGCCTTTACAGCAATTAACTGTCATAAAATTAGATAAAGATAATTTGAAAAGCGAATTAGAAAAAATAGATAATTTAGAAATAGCTTATGGTACTTTCGAGGCTTTTGGTGCAAGATATGAAATGTATCCTGAATATATAGGATACGATGTCGTTAAAAGCTATTCATTAAAAACAAAGAATAGAGATACTTTTACTATAGATGCTGATGTTGATTCCAATACTGATTTTCATGACAGAGTAAAAATTAATATTTATTTTGATAATGAAAATGGAGAGGAAGTAAGTAAAAGATTTATCTATACTTTGTTAGTATTAATGATTTGGGATTTTAGACTTACAGATTTATTTTAA
- a CDS encoding tyrosine-type recombinase/integrase — protein sequence MMLLMSNTGIRRKETAGIDIRNINLENKTITIYKTKGSKPRIVVFSDMIKDVLIDYIAERDEILRKNKIKEQNNLFIKNNGQDLAIETMTMIMRVISKRNKVKITCHSFRRGFATDMAESGTETYLISKMMGHSNINTTTSRYIYVLMNMIKNAMSNHPFNKANTEKINRYNEIKNIKNDFQENITNTLNTIVIKMNELNNRIDKLSIKNR from the coding sequence ATGATGCTTTTAATGTCAAACACAGGCATTCGCAGAAAGGAAACTGCAGGCATAGATATTAGAAATATTAATCTTGAAAACAAAACTATAACTATTTATAAAACCAAAGGAAGTAAGCCTCGCATAGTTGTTTTTTCTGATATGATCAAAGATGTATTAATTGATTATATAGCAGAGCGTGATGAGATATTAAGAAAAAATAAAATTAAAGAACAGAATAATCTTTTTATAAAAAATAATGGTCAGGATTTAGCAATAGAAACTATGACTATGATTATGAGAGTAATATCAAAAAGAAATAAGGTAAAAATAACCTGCCATTCTTTTAGACGTGGGTTTGCAACTGATATGGCAGAGAGCGGAACAGAAACTTATTTAATAAGCAAGATGATGGGACATTCAAATATTAACACAACAACAAGCAGATATATTTATGTGCTTATGAATATGATAAAAAATGCAATGAGTAATCACCCATTCAATAAAGCAAATACAGAAAAAATAAATAGATATAATGAAATCAAAAATATAAAAAATGACTTTCAGGAAAATATAACAAATACACTTAATACAATAGTCATCAAAATGAATGAGCTTAATAACAGGATTGATAAACTGAGTATAAAAAATAGATAG